A portion of the Rhizoctonia solani chromosome 6, complete sequence genome contains these proteins:
- a CDS encoding Fungal specific transcription factor domain: MFKSLSSRSTRSVSVSSSGTTTSPSTLTTPTSATSLPPTLPPIAPTPTRDVPTICVVAATPGTPGSPIIEKRRTRTLVPKRPVIGKENSPYGESSRVGSLGRVRPKQPPTIPEQPVDPKVEVADLVARQFVASRNERQVHTMGPSSGFSFVPAPRNPSPPTRQTSYRIKPNKSSKRAHGENCTETSGGQVEAIKETISRGTRPISRIGSEVLGSLRGGTLTRGSSRAKVGSTRVLTDSSAQEGSTDENAGTAFMVAKKKSRGTLDSIRWALGDRTNAAKKAEKEKEKADKAMEKSRQSQDSSSSERHKVKLTIDTRAPPVDKAHPTTDTPSNSALSPVAETPTTAPAAPTTALESGTDSEAVTSGTEKSKWKWTIGRRRAKSPGPSLSPTSERPGHTRTMSLDVDALLAAAKSEGRDEGMGTYARRRHRTASFDLPTLLQSTVTEDQVENRGSPLPPQPLPVAIAPVDFGQEPKAIRKGSTESAETQASSGTMRRSSIANLIHGDSASNTGSLALRAMRSVRSITSIARLGGWGKGDESDKGKEKEGTLKDKKKRKGRKMPAFDEDEPTNTSEESWEAGALGRDPTMTLTATVGQPILPNLQLGNTRGDLGIGGPARDGTQEGRDWVAGDRNGSGSSSRVAPSTISFGKAHQPRMSNESSGSSNYPASSTHETASVTSSKPRRSMSVDYDSLFSIDTSEMDAGSGTLKNRTKRKQDTTRPPPRSLMGLFEVPTAPAPESPAHVEVQGVKIGKGRVRERVREFEARAEEHSSAAHPPYGTIRSVSAPFPGPIALSIGPAAAKEVVVQQDTFFQDREHALSLGRSASVPLLVESPNRPTRMRPKSEQLLRRLSREDAASISMINAANSDLSDLINRLDLSATPDSKYQLSPPVCRATPKFAQESPSKRSPRDLAGQQSLTAIVGYGHSRTSSEEDVDAEIQHVLFKGKTSKASVFTFAPDLSSEPQSASIASSALQALDSAPDIQDDTDCASEDFEQDTPRERSSQAAVKARRRAGTYDRLVGELMSASKDSEGGSDIPDELQAILTSQSEDESSPVLSSSSSLPLEPRVTRQNSKVQFQLPEELREDTQTDNEEVTFDFTGELGQLKGGSRNSFVEVLVSAFKTPALPSVGEGQLQLNLESPIRPLQRSERDLHSSEDRTPTFAQASKTAAEHSNQYLQPDRSFDIGRLPDARVSGTFDYETLMRELDEVSSAIEESVRAPEPSANRRRLHRLSTDSDRSSLFRGGRSHRRDEPTATFSFAAPPVSFHNRPYSKQIVHSMENDHTGRLSLTGELPGRDGEDSDRFARPGLGDKMFQMGAELGLPLPSIMASPANSDGSAGQQAGYEDYTGYSYAPERRLSYVSDRRNSYAPSIADQQRMSFMSYDSYLEVPGNGNGRRSSIDADSLFERRGRPSSISSVSIFGDDNRRRRRSKVFNPNFRPVSIISMQSETTGEDDTMVSMIGGSDGARVPRKSIATNLLLDASPCMRAEKRAKEIARAQHIEANRAASLSALTGEPMDLTPPQPKSSADSIFEYSPSKGRSCIPSRPFARPRPPAGSQSMADDSDDEEFSLSGGTPMPSMFNKLTSPGVGSTNTSVRKRSSGLICTAEPPDTPPLSDEEPIFSGPHMNRSKSRLETKAGNVSILAQAPPSTGRRTRTRAQEQRHRLSRSSVNLSISEDDLPRGASAFVSRSHSSADSSVSESVIVINPDAQMAEMIEMIGAGHVYSNEQLEAVTRYLALRNEAVETVARSQKIWQDTDFSRFTLSTFIPPTNSSEIKAMIDHSQSVYNEIPVEVYRRPRSRHPRSCARPSPYHIARHSFKSTMSPHTRMATESVEHALALLPPMNDTVSRSRPVPESPYLAHTGTGLLSPGPGARSIATTVPLSPLVVNVQTVSTIGDKHAKSALRPRAGSGNRSALGLGKKPSSGPANGNATGTQSTSAKENEALGTMSNNSHNLRINRPRPKGRVASGTARPSALRLQSIRFYTAFDHAPMRKKCDETKPGCQRCEGSGIQCPGYAFIACDPVKRTKCAKKPIPTLNTQRQSIPTDTSSEVAESSSVVGSIKSPFDVTVHTSGNFGLSETSLLSDMIDNHREDITRAHQLNSTYRAGVAYGDHFHMGTEPNSTFHILKEQTHVYSSGTSSYEHSDLGQQLLPPPSLDQPCSSDLRVYSAQDSEDVRRVIFGSLVLDKNSASNTLSFILESYAAWIQRAAYDPVRVARRSKDAIVKHYGSSIESRWTITLMANLVRRLAKSRSTDVIYTRACSTMVSALQARLRHDIAFVVSRDPCETEMLKATNVFDSALGLASILTTSGSIVAGMKTLGEAAPVFRWLCPGSPGNQVHLQTLFLHPVDSLRDHAIMDLFSSIIVPRPTIFQYDATIDPKLESSVLAFSDDVGIQWARGIPDQITLAFARISSLQRSLTWEPRELDELEAMLQSFVPLPTISSDSHTALARAVVQECWREVGYIYLYMGVCRANAEDRRVVEALSRFLSAINRVKPGRVPDSFLMMGLIISGLVARNNADRAIIIDRIRGVEEVKYSGNSICSRLEQIWNTVDAESRPSVWADWRIPFLDKAVSR, from the exons ATGTTCAAATCGCTTTCCTCCCGTTCTACTCGTTCGGTATCCGTATCTTCGTCTGGAACGACTACTTCACCGTCCACTCTAACAACGCCGACCTCAGCTACATCCCTCCCCCCTACTCTGCCCCCCATTGCCCCAACCCCTACCCGTGACGTTCCCACCATATGCGTCGTCGCAGCAACCCCCGGTACCCCCGGCAGCCCAATCATCGAAAAACGAAGGACACGTACATTGGTTCCCAAGCGCCCCGTGATCGGAAAGGAAAACAGCCCATATGGAGAATCTTCTCGGGTTGGTTCCCTCGGTAGGGTCCGGCCCAAACAGCCTCCCACCATTCCCGAGCAGCCGGTGGATCCGAAAGTGGAGGTTGCCGACCTCGTCGCACGTCAGTTTGTTGCCTCTCGCAATGAACGACAGGTTCATACGATGGGTCCATCTAGCGGGTTCTCATTCGTACCCGCTCCGAGAAACCCGTCTCCGCCAACAAGACAGACGTCATATCGGATTAAGCCAAACAAATCTTCTAAGCGAGCACACGGTGAAAACTGCACCGAAACTAGCGGTGGACAAGTTGAAGCTATCAAGGAGACCATCAGCAGGGGTACCAGACCTATATCTCGAATTGGGAGCGAAGTGTTGGGTAGTCTTCGCGGGGGAACACTCACACGCGGGAGTAGTAGGGCCAAAGTTGGGAGCACGCGGGTCTTGACTGATTCAAGCGCTCAAGAAGGGTCGACCGACGAGAACGCTGGGACAGCCTTCATGGTagcaaagaagaagagccGAGGGACGCTGGATAGCATTCGGTGGGCTCTGGGGGATAGGACTAATGCGGCCAAGAAAGCGgagaaggaaaaggaaaaggcgGACAAAGCCATGGAAAAAAGCCGACAATCTCAGGACAGCTCGAGCTCTGAGCGACACAAGGTCAAGTTGACGATTGATACTCGGGCCCCACCAGTCGACAAGGCTCACCCAACCACTGATACTCCATCCAACAGTGCGCTCTCTCCGGTAGCGGAAACTCCCACCACAGCTCCTGCAGCCCCCACCACAGCTCTTGAAAGTGGAACAGATAGCGAGGCCGTTACATCCGGCACAGAGAAAAGTAAATGGAAATGGACAATCGGACGTAGACGTGCAAAGT CTCCTGGTCCTTCCCTCTCGCCGACCTCTGAGCGTCCAGGCCATACACGAACAATGTCGCTTGATGTGGACGCCCTTTTGGCCGCCGCGAAGTCCGAGGGCCGTGATGAGGGCATGGGAACCTATGCAAGACGCCGACACCGGACTGCTTCATTTGACTTGCCAACTCTGCTGCAAAGTACTGTAACTGAAGATCAAGTTGAAAACCGCGGCTCTCCACTCCCACCCCAGCCTCTGCCCGTTGCGATCGCCCCGGTCGATTTTGGCCAAGAGCCCAAGGCTATTCGGAAAGGCAGCACCGAAAGCGCTGAAACCCAAGCGAGCTCCGGAACTATGCGGAGATCCAGTATTGCCAATTTGATCCATGGCGACAGCGCATCAAATACTGGCTCACTGGCGTTACGAGCTATGCGTTCAGTTCGATCTATTACATCAATTGCTCGCCTAGGGGGATGGGGCAAAGGCGACGAGAGTGACAAGGGAAAAGAGAAGGAGGGTACTCTCAAGGACAAGAAGAAGCGGAAGGGTAGAAAAATGCCGGCCTTCGACGAGGATGAGCCTACCAATACGTCTGAGGAAAGTTGGGAGGCGGGTGCATTAGGGCGAGACCCAACCATGACCCTGACTGCGACCGTTGGTCAGCCTATCCTACCGAACCTTCAACTAGGGAACACACGTGGAGATTTGGGAATTGGGGGACCCGCAAGGGATGGTACTCAAGAGGGTAGAGACTGGGTCGCGGGGGACCGCAATGGCTCTGGAAGCTCATCGCGAGTTGCGCCGTCCACGATATCCTTTGGAAAAGCCCATCAGCCCCGAATGTCGAATGAATCGTCTGGGAGCTCCAATTATCCTGCCAGTTCAACGCACGAAACAGCGTCCGTCACTTCTAGTAAACCTCGTCGCTCCATGAGTGTGGATTATGACAGCCTCTTTTCTATCGATACCTCGGAAATGGACGCTGGCTCTGGTACCCTGAAAAACCGGACAAAGCGTAAACAGGATACTACCCGCCCACCTCCTAGGAGTTTGATGGGCTTATTCGAAGTACCGACTGCGCCTGCTCCTGAGAGTCCTGCACACGTTGAGGTCCAGGGCGTTAAAATCGGCAAGGGACGTGTACGCGAACGCGTTCGGGAGTTTGAAGCCCGTGCCGAGGAACATTCGTCAGCTGCTCACCCTCCCTATGGCACCATTCGTTCTGTTTCAGCCCCGTTCCCTGGACCAATCGCACTTTCCATAGGACCGGCCGCTGCCAAGGAAGTAGTTGTGCAGCAGGATACATTTTTCCAGGACCGAGAACATGCTTTATCCCTTGGTCGCAGTGCTAGCGTCCCACTCCTGGTCGAATCACCAAATCGCCCGACCCGAATGCGACCGAAGAGTGAACAATTGTTACGACGATTGTCTCGGGAGGATG CCGCCTCGATTTCGATGATCAACGCTGCCAATTCAGATCTCTCTGATCTCATCAACCGCCTGGACCTTTCAGCTACTCCTGATAGCAAGTATCAATTGAGCCCCCCTGTCTGCCGGGCTACTCCTAAATTCGCTCAAGAGAGTCCCAGCAAACGTAGTCCTCGCGACCTTGCAGGCCAGCAAAGCCTAACAGCTATCGTCGGATACGGACACTCACGAACCTCCTCCGAGGAAGATGTTGATGCCGAAATTCAGCATGTTTTGTTCAAGGGTAAAACGTCTAAAGCTTCCGTGTTCACTTTTGCACCCGATCTTTCCTCCGAACCTCAGTCTGCGTCAATTGCCTCTTCTGCCTTGCAGGCTCTAGATTCAGCACCCGATATCCAGGATGATACCGATTGTGCCTCTGAAGATTTCGAACAAGACACTCCTCGTGAGCGTTCGAGCCAAGCTGCCGTCAAGGCTCGTCGTCGGGCAGGGACATACGATAGGCTAGTTGGAGAATTGATGTCTGCGAGCAAGGATAGTGAGGGTGGCTCTGATATTCCTGACGAACTACAGGCCATCCTTACTAGCCAGAGCGAGGATGAGTCTTCTCCTGTCCTgtcatcttcgtcatcgCTCCCCTTGGAACCTAGGGTTACCCGACAGAACTCGAAAGTACAATTCCAGTTGCCAGAGGAGCTCCGTGAGGATACACAGACCGACAACGAAGAAGTTACATTTGACTTCACTGGTGAGCTTGGGCAGCTCAAAGGTGGATCAAGGAATAGTTTTGTAGAGGTTCTTGTCTCCGCCTTCAAGACACCTGCTCTTCCTTCTGTTGGCGAGGGTCAGCTCCAGCTCAATCTCGAAAGTCCTATTCGGCCCTTGCAGCGCAGTGAAAGAGATTTACATTCATCAGAAGATCGTACTCCAACTTTTGCTCAAGCTTCCAAGACTGCTGCTGAACATTCGAACCAATACTTGCAGCCTGATCGTAGCTTCGACATCGGTCGACTGCCAGATGCACGAGTGAGCGGGACATTTGACTACGAAACTCTCATGCGCGAGCTAGACGAGGTTTCATCTGCTATAGAAGAATCAGTTCGGGCTCCCGAACCATCTGCCAACCGCCGCCGACTCCACCGTTTGTCTACGGATTCAGATAGGTCTAGTTTATTCCGAGGCGGTCGTAGCCATCGACGAGACGAACCTACCGCAACGTTTTCCTTTGCTGCACCGCCAGTGAGCTTCCATAATCGCCCATACAGCAAACAAATCGTGCATAGTATGGAAAACGATCACACTGGGCGGCTTTCATTGACAGGCGAACTACCAGGGAGAGATGGTGAAGATTCTGATCGATTCGCTCGACCCGGCCTTGGCGACAAAATGTTCCAAATGGGTGCCGAACTTGGGCTACCTCTTCCCTCGATTATGGCGTCCCCGGCCAACAGTGATGGATCGGCAGGGCAACAGGCTGGATACGAGGATTATACAGGATATTCGTACGCACCAGAACGAAGACTTTCGTATGTATCGGATCGTCGAAACTCctatgcaccttccattgcAGACCAGCAGCGAATGTCCTTCATGTCTTATGATTCCTATCTCGAGGTTCCTGGCAATGGCAACGGACGTCGCTCCTCTATCGATGCTGATTCTCT ATTCGAAAGGCGGGGCCGTCCATCTTCTATCAGCTCTGTTTCAATATTCGGGGACGACAATCGTCGCCGCAGGCGCAGCAAAGTCTTCAATCCCAATTTTCGTCCCGTTTCGATTATTAGCATGCAAAGCGAGACGACAGGCGAAGATGACACAATGGTCAGCATGATTGGCGGATCAGATGGAGCACGAGTCCCTCGAAAATCAATTGCTACCAACTTGCTTCTTGACGCATCACCTTGCATGCGTGCAGAGAAACGGGCGAAGGAGATAGCTCGAGCTCAGCACATTGAGGCAAACCGTGCTGCATCTCTGTCGGCACTCACAGGTGAACCCATGGACTTGACCCCTCCTCAACCAAAGTCATCTGCAGACTCCATCTTTGAATACTCGCCCAGCAAGGGACGTTCCTGCATCCCGTCCAGACCATTTGCTCGACCCCGTCCGCCGGCTGGCTCTCAGTCTATGGCCGACGATAGTGATGACGAGGAGTTTAGCTTGTCTGGCGGAACCCCCA TGCCTTCAATGTTCAACAAGCTCACGTCCCCAGGAGTCGGAAGTACCAACACCTCGGTTCGCAAACGCAGCTCAGGATTGATCTGCACTGCTGAACCTCCAGACACTCCCCCGTTATCGGATGAGGAGCCAATTTTTAGTGGTCCTCATATGAACAGAAGCAAATCCCGATTGGAAACTAAAGCTGGAAACGTTTCGATTCTTGCACAAGCACCCCCTTCTACTGGTCGCCGCACACGCACCAGGGCCCAAGAGCAGCGTCATCGTCTATCTCGTTCATCCGTAAACTTGTCCATCTCGGAAGATGACCTACCCCGTGGCGCGAGTGCTTTTGTGAGCAGGAGTCATTCAAGCGCAGATTCTTCAGTATCGGAATCAGTTATCGTCATCAACCCGGATGCACAGATGGCTGAAATGATCGAAATGATTGGTGCTGGACATGTCTATAGCAACGAGCAGCTGGAAGCAGTCACTCGGTATCTCGCTTTGCGGAATGAGGCAGTAGAAACAGTTGCTCGCTCTCAAAAAATATGGCAGGACACGGACTTCTCTCGGTTTACACTTTCTA CATTTATCCCTCCAACGAACTCATCGGAAATCAAGGCTATGATTGATCATTCCCAGAGCGTCTACAACGAGATTCCTGTTGAAGTTTACAGACGCCCTCGGTCTCGCCATCCCCGGTCTTGCGCTCGCCCCTCCCCTTATCATATCGCCCGGCACTCGTTTAAGAGCACTATGTCTCCGCATACACGCATGGCCACGGAGAGTGTCGAGCATGCGCTTGCTTTGCTCCCTCCTATGAACGACACTGTCTCGCGTTCTCGTCCTGTTCCTGAATCCCCATACCTCGCACACACAGGTACGGGTTTGCTCAGTCCTGGACCTGGTGCCCGTTCAATTGCTACTACGGTGCCTTTATCCCCACTTGTCGTGAACGTGCAGACTGTGTCGACTATAGGAGATAAGCATGCGAAATCGGCTTTGCGGCCACGAGCAGGTTCGGGAAATCGTAGCGCTCTGGGCTTGGGCAAGAAGCCGTCCTCGGGCCCGGCTAATGGAAACGCCACAGGGACCCAGTCTACTTCTGCTAAGGAGAACGAGGCGCTTGGTACGATGTCTAA CAACAGCCACAACCTCCGCATCAATCGTCCGCGTCCCAAGGGGCGTGTTGCGTCTGGTACCGCCCGTCCCTCGGCTCTTCGT CTGCAATCGATTCGTTTTTATACTGCTTTCGATCATGCACCCAT GCGTAAAAAATGTGATGAGACTAAACCGGGCTGCCAGCGATGCGAGGGCTCTGGGATACAGTGTCCTGGATACGCTTTTATTGCTTGTGACCCAGTAAAGCGCACAAAGTGCGCGAAAAAGCCCATTCCAACATTAAACACACAGCGACAAAGCATTCCCACAGATACTTCCTCAGAGGTTGCCGAAAGTTCATCCGTCGTTGGTTCTATAAAATCCCCTTTCGACGTAACCGTTCACACTTCTGGCAATTTTGGCTTATCTGAAACATCTTTGCTCTCAGATATGATTGATAACCACAGGGAGGATATAACTCGCGCCCACCAATTAAACTCGACCTACCGGGCCGGAGTAGCCTATGGTGATCACTTTCATATGGGAACAGAACCAAATTCCACCTTCCACATACTTAAGGAACAGACGCATGTTTATTCTTCAGGCACTTCCAGTTACGAACATTCCGACCTCGGCCAGcaacttcttcctcctccgtCATTGGATCAGCCCTGTAGTTCCGATCTCCGTGTTTACAGTGCCCAAGACTCTGAAGACGTCAGGCGAGTCATCTTTGGCTCACTGGTGCTTGACAAGAACTCAGCAAGTAACACTCTCTCCTTTATACTCGAAAGCT ACGCGGCTTGGATACAGCGGGCCGCATACGACCCCGTACGAGTTGCACGGAGGTCCAAGGATGCTATTGTGAAGCACTATGGAAGCTCGATAGAGTCACGCTGGACGATCACTCTGATGGCAAATCTTGTTAGAAGGCTAGCCAAGAGCAGGTCGACAGATGTCATCTATACCCGTGCGTGCTCGACAATGGTTTCTGCCCTACAGGCACGGCTTCGGCACGATATTGCATTTGTCGTTTCTCGTGACCCCTGCGAAACCGAGATGCTCAAGGCAACCAACGTGTTTGATAGCGCCCTAGGA TTGGCATCTATTTTGACTACCTCCGGTAGCATAGTAGCCGGAATGAAAACCCTGGGGGAAGCTGCACCCGTGTTTCGCTGGCTATGTCCAGGCTCGCCAGGAAATCAAGTACACTTGCAAACGCTGTTCCTGCACCCTGTCGACTCTCTCCGCGACCATGCTATAATGGATCTGTTTTCGAGTATTATAGTTCCCAGACCGACGATCTTTCAATATGATGCTACAATCGACCCCAAACTGGAATCATCTGTGTTGGCTTTCAGTGACGACGTAGGAATACAGTGGGCGCGCGGCATTCCCGACCAGATCACTCTTGCGTTCGCAAGGATCAGCTCTCTGCAACGCAGCCTCACTTGGGAACCCAGGGAGCTCGACGAGCTTGAGGCCATGCTTCAGAGCTTTGTGCCCCTCCCGACCATCTCCAGTGACTCGCACACAGCTCTTGCAAGGGCTGTGGTTCAGGAGTGCTGGCGCGAAGTCGGATATATCTACTTGTATATG GGTGTATGCAGAGCAAATGCCGAAGACCGTCGGGTTGTAGAAGCGCTGTCAAGATTTCTGAGTGCGATCAACAGAGTGAAGCCGGGCCGTGTTCCCGACTCGTTCCTTATGATGGGCCTTATAATT TCAGGACTAGTTGCGCGTAATAACGCTGATCGTGCTATCATCATAGATCGAATACGCGGTGTGGAAGAAGTAAAGTACAGCGGGAACAGTATTTGTTCAAGGTTGGAACAAATCTGGAACACAGTTGATGCTGAGAGCCGACCGTCGGTCTGGGCTGACTGGAGAATACCTTTTCTAGACAAGGCAGTTTCTCGTTGA
- a CDS encoding Fungal specific transcription factor domain — MGSPGRFAGLLKTAAIRVPRPGGRRLGGTDTDGEQVIEGDVQPPVAAASVMDGLGTLHVMGMAINEHRKTGQYKWMIERLVIVDAWDKQKILAEIPTKTTEDSSITGSMERYFDVATHTRASRASSSSEASLPLDTIHGYIDHTNWTHQPGTTSQTKAAYDDHFHMGTGPNSAFQTLKTQTHDFSSVTSSYEHFDLCQQLPPPLLSDQSCHTDPYVHSTQDSEDVRRVIFGSLVLDKNSASNTLSFILESYAAWIQRTAYDPVRVARRSKDAIVKHYGSSIESRWTITLMANLVRRLAKSRSTDVIYTRACSTMVSVLQARLRHDIALVPSRDPCETKILNATNVLDSALGLVSILAICNNMVAGMEILREAAPVFRWLCPGSPGNQVHLQTLFLHPVDSLRDYAIMDLFSSVMAPRSTTFQYDVTIDPKLESSVLAFSDDVGIQWARGIPDQITLAFARIGALRRSLTWEPRELDELEAMLQSFVPLPTISSDSHTALARAVVQECWREVGYIYLYMGVCRANAEDRRVVQALSRFLSAINRVKPGRVPDSFLMMGLVMAGFIARNIVDRTTILERINGVEAFKYSGSSTSSCLERIWNIVDAEGRPVTWDDWRVSF; from the exons ATGGGTAGCCCAGGGAGGTTTGCCGGACTACTCAAGACTGCGGCAATCAGGGTCCCCCGTCCCGGCGGCCGCAGGCTGGGTGGCACGGACACAGACGGGGAGCAGGTCATCGAAGGCGACGTCCAGCCACCAGTTGCCGCTGCATCCGTGATGGATGGTCTGGGAACGCTCCATGTTATGGGTATGGCCAT CAACGAGCACCGGAAAACGGGACAATATAAATGGATGATTGAGCGACTTGTCATTGTCGATGCGTGGGAT AAACAAAAGATTCTTGCAGAAATTCCAACAAAGACTACCGAAGACTCATCCATCACTGGTTCTATGGAACGTTATTTCGACGTAGCAACTCACACTCGGGCTTCAAGAGCATCAAGCTCCTCTGAAGCATCTTTACCCTTGGACACGATTCATGGATATATAGATCATACAAATTGGACACATCAACCGGGCACAACCTCCCAAACCAAAGCGGCCTATGATGACCACTTTCATATGGGAACAGGACCAAACTCTGCATTCCAGACACTCAAAACACAAACACATGACTTTTCTTCAGTTACTTCCAGTTATGAACATTTCGACCTCTGCCAACAACTTCCTCCCCCTCTGCTATCAGACCAGAGCTGTCACACAGATCCCTATGTTCACAGTACCCAAGACTCTGAAGACGTCAGGCGAGTCATCTTTGGCTCACTGGTGCTTGACAAGAACTCAGCAAGTAACACTCTCTCCTTTATACTCGAAAGCT ACGCGGCCTGGATACAGCGGACCGCATACGACCCCGTACGAGTTGCACGGAGGTCCAAGGATGCTATTGTGAAGCACTATGGAAGCTCGATAGAGTCACGCTGGACGATCACTCTGATGGCAAATCTTGTTAGAAGGCTAGCCAAGAGCAGGTCGACAGATGTCATCTATACCCGTGCGTGCTCGACAATGGTTTCTGTCCTGCAGGCGCGACTTCGGCACGATATTGCCTTGGTCCCTTCTCGTGACCCCTGCGAGACCAAGATACTAAATGCAACCAATGTGCTTGATAGTGCCCTAGGA TTGGTATCTATTTTGGCTATTTGCAATAATATGGTAGCTGGAATGGAAATTTTGAGGGAAGCTGCACCCGTGTTTCGCTGGCTATGTCCAGGCTCGCCAGGAAATCAAGTACACTTGCAAACGCTGTTCCTGCACCCTGTCGACTCTCTCCGCGACTATGCTATAATGGATCTGTTTTCGAGTGTTATGGCTCCCAGGTCGACGACCTTTCAATATGATGTTACAATCGACCCCAAACTGGAATCATCTGTGCTGGCTTTCAGCGACGACGTAGGAATACAGTGGGCGCGCGGCATTCCCGACCAGATCACTCTTGCGTTCGCAAGGATCGGCGCTTTGCGACGCAGCCTCACTTGGGAACCCAGGGAGCTCGACGAGCTTGAGGCCATGCTTCAGAGCTTTGTGCCCCTCCCGACCATCTCCAGTGACTCGCACACAGCTCTTGCAAGGGCTGTGGTTCAGGAGTGCTGGCGCGAAGTCGGATATATCTACTTGTATATG GGTGTATGCAGAGCAAATGCCGAAGACCGTCGGGTCGTGCAAGCGCTGTCAAGATTTCTGAGTGCGATCAACAGAGTGAAGCCGGGCCGTGTTCCCGACTCGTTCCTTATGATGGGCCTTGTCATG GCAGGATTCATCGCGCGTAACATCGTTGATCGTACTACTATTCTGGAGCGAATAAATGGTGTAGAAGCATTCAAGTACAGCGGGAGCAGCACTTCTTCGTGCTTGGAACGAATCTGGAATATAGTCGATGCTGAAGGCCGACCGGTCACCTGGGATGATTGGAGGGTATCTTTCTAA
- a CDS encoding F-box-like protein, which translates to MRYMVALRSLLSRSQKQTQTEPIVRLPFEILLYIFYLCPLSDVVRLIRVNKFFYKQLHPLLFETLNFHADKSSKRSAAACRLILRNPELGKAVLRFDPAGGAKRLRSNKAEELSKLQADAIAHMPNLVDMNIWGRAILPHHLQQIAENPVENLRRLTLMQVIPDDSLSVVPELVRAHPNLTELRLWPTLRADQFTDTSQQGFTLDRADAPHLRSFTGSLPVLGDLLQDTDERSQETKEPVEPITHATIASPILLHEHFEDLSVLKANGSSLRSFQCHVVVANWHAMEVIAKAMPQLEVLKLHVLANFKRDRFVGFINQVEGLEHFTDLRELHLNSRDVTVFHRTAFAKKGAEQEVVEKLAQQCKTLRVITMPPYRRWVMQPDGNWDVLSGQELNEHISFVKAQLGRPNDGQLRSVGSTSGPIS; encoded by the exons ATGAGGTATATGGTCGCTCTGCGTAGCTTG TTGTCTCGATCCCAGAAACAAACTCAGACCGAACCCATAGTCCGACTCCCCTTTGAAATTCTCTTGTACATATTTTATCTTTGCCCCTTGTCGGACGTTGTTCGACTTATACGGGTCAATAAGTTCTTCTACAAGCAACTCCACCCACTCCTTTTCGAAACTCTCAACTTCCATGCGGACAAGTCCTCGAAACGCTCGGCTGCCGCGTGTAGACTCATCTTGCGAAATCCGGAATTGGGAAAGGCTGTGCTTCGATTCGATCCCGCTGGCGGTGCCAAGCGGTTACGGTCGAACAAAGCGGAGGAATTGTCCAAATTACAGGCCGACGCGATAGCACATATGCCAAATTTGGTCGACATGAATATTTGGGGACGGGCTATTCTTCCTCATCACCTTCAACAAATTGCTGAAAATCCAGTGGAGAATCTGCGCAGGCTTACTCTGATGCAAGTTATCCCTGACGATTCTCTCAGCGTCGTCCCCGAGCTCGTCCGTGCCCACCCCAATCTGACCGAGCTACGACTGTGGCCTACCCTCAGAGCCGATCAATTTACGGATACCTCACAACAAGGATTCACGCTTGATCGTGCCGACGCACCCCATTTGCGCAGTTTTACAGGGTCATTACCGGTCCTTGGAGATTTGCTCCAAGATACAGATGAGCGAAGCCAGGAAACCAAGGAACCAGTGGAACCGATTACGCATGCTACTATCGCATCACCGATCCTCCTGCATGAACATTTTGAAGATTTGAGCGTACTCAAAGCCAATGGCTCTTCGTTGCGCTCCTTCCAATGCCATGTGGTTGTGGCAAACTGGCATGCCATGGAGGTTATTGCAAAGGCCATGCCCCAACTTGAAGTTCTCAAACTACACGTACTCGCCAACTTTAAGCGCGATCGATTTGTAGGTTTCATTAACCAG GTCGAGGGCTTGGAGCATTTCACGGATCTCCGGGAACTCCATCTGAATTCGCGTGACGTGACGGTTTTCCACAGGACTGCGTTCGCAAAAAAGGGTGCGGAGCAAGAAGTGGTCGAAAAACTCGCTCAACAGTGCAAGACTCTGCGCGTAATCACCATGCCACCGTACCGCCGGTGGGTGATGCAGCCCGATGGAAACTGGGACGTACTGTCGGGTCAAGAATTGAATGAACATATTAGCTTTGTCAAAGCACAGCTCGGCCGGCCCAACGATGGTCAATTGCGAAGTGTTGGATCCACGTCGGGGCCTATATCATAA